Genomic window (Granulicella arctica):
TTGCTATGAAGCACCAGCTTCCATGTCAGGAAGACGCAGATAACCAATGCCAGCAGCATCAGAGCTACTCCGAACCAACGCATTCCGGTGGCAGATCCACCACCTCCACGGTTTTTCTTTACGTTTTCGGCGAATTCGACCCAATCCTGCTCTCTGGGACCCTCGCCCTGCTCTCGGAGGCTTGCTTCAAACCGGTCAACCCAGATCGCTTCCTCCAAACCCACGGCAGCTATATAACTGCGAACAATGCCCTTGCGGAAGACACCCCCGGGGAGATCGCTGAATCTCCCATCTTCCAGAGCCTCAACATGGCGCAGGGAGACCTTTGTGACCGCACAGACCGTGTCGACAGAAACTCCGCGTCTTTCGCGTTCGTGTCGCAATTCCTGCCCGAATTGGATCATTCCCTCGCCATCTGCGTTCGCGGCTCCCTCGCCACAACGCTTTCGTCAAGCTGAAGACCATTTAGACCATCTTTTACAGAAAGATAGCCGGGCTTGTCCTTAGAGTCAAAGGCTCCCGCAGCTTGTGTGCCTTTCCCGCCACGAGGAGTGACGAACCGACACCTTCTCAAAAGCTGGTACCGCGGTCTGCCATACACTTAGATTGAGATGAATAAACTTGTTGTTGGAAACCTGGTCCATCGTCCGTTGCGCTCAGTTATCAGCGCCTTTGCAGTCGCTATCGAAGTCGTCATGATCCTGTCAATCGCTGCCATTATGCTCGGCATGCTGAATGGCACCGCAAAAAATCAATCAGGTATTGGCGCGGACATGATCACGCATCCCGGCGCTGCTTCCAACCTCATCGGCATGTCCGGTGCATCGGCATCCATCAAGGTCGCTGGCATCCTGGCCGCGCTCCCGCATGTGACTGTAGCTGCTCCCGTGTACATCAAGCTCACCGCCAGCAGTTCGGTCGAAAACATCTATGGCATAGATTTTCCAACATTTGACGCTCTAAAGCCATTCGTCTTCGTGGCAGGCGGACCGTTCACCGGCTCGAACGACATCATCATTGATGATATTCAGGCCGCGAAGGGCCTCAAGGTGGGTGACACCATTCAGGTACTTGGTCAGCCCTTCCGAATCTGTGGCGTTGTCGAACACGGTAAAGGGGGACGCAAGTTCATTCCCATCACCACGATGGGAATCATTGATGGAAACGAAGGTAAGGCAAGCGCATTTTATCTGCTTACCGACAACTCCCCTCAATTCCAGAAAGTGGTTCGTGATGAAATTCACGCTACCCCCGGAATGCAGCAATACGATGTTCAGACGATGGAAGAACTGCTAAGCCTGCTTACTCCGGAAAAGATGCCAGGCTTCAATATCGGTCTTCGCACCGTCATCGGGATTGCGGTCATTATTGGCTTTCTAGTCATCTTCCAGTCCATGTATACGGCGGTGATCGAGCGCACCCGCGAGATTGGCATCCTGAAATCTATGGGGGCTTCGCGTCTCTATATCGTGGGGATTGTACTAAGCGAGACGGGCCTTTTAACGCTTGTTGGCATCGCAATTGGCATCATCGCTACCTTTGCCCTTCGTGCTGCCCTGCACGCCAAGTTTCCCACGCAGGCGTTCACTATTACGCCAGGTTGGGTGGCCTCCGGATCACTGATTGCGTTCTTTGGAGCTCTGCTGGGGGCGTTTTATCCAGCACTCAAGGCAGCCCGCAAAGATCCTATAGACGCTCTCTCTTACGAGTAGAGCTGTCACAGCAACGAAGTGTTACGTACTAGGCACCTGCTTCGACCTGGCAAGGCTGCGGCGCTGGGTGTAGAGGTGAAACGAGCGGATCACTTTGCTGCGGAGTTTGAGTGATGGCTGCTCGATCACACTGTAGGAGAAGTTCGCCATAAGGAAGAAACCGAGCCAACTTACAGGGAAGACCTCGAACCAGGTAAAACGACCGAAAACTGTTGCGTTCTTGTGGTGAAGAAAGATCGTCTGCCAGATGTAGACGCTGTATGAAAGCACTCCTATCCGCACAATTGGCTTCCAATTCAGAATGCGGCCCACCGACGATTCCGGATTACGTGTACACCATAGAAGAAACATGGCGATGGCCGCGCCATTGACGGTGTATCCAATCGGAAGGTTGAAGTAGTTTTCATACCGTGCTGCGAGAATGCTGCAGATAACCATCACCGTGGGTGGCAGCCACCAGATACGAGTTGCGAAGCGATAGATTGTCTCGAATCGTGGTGTGTGCTGGAGCAACGCAGTCAGGCAGCCGAACATCAGGAAGTCGAAATTCAGGTACTTTGTACTAATCGCATGTAAAACCGGATGAGCGTGAGTGGCCCCAAGCAGGACTCGCGCAACTGGAGAGATGATAAGAATTACGATCGGTACTCGCGCGGCGGCAAATCTTCCCGCAAGACCCGGACGACGCAGGCAGAAGATCAACAGCAACGGCCACCAGAGATAGAACTGTTCTTCCACGCTGATCGACCAGAGGTGCTCCATGGACCACATCGACAGATGCGATGCAAAATTGTGAAAGAAAAATATCCCGCTGATGATGTCAGCCCGGTTAAGAGTGAGGCGGCCAAAGATGCCGAGAAGGATCACAACGCCCATATAGAAGTACAGCGGCGGCAGGATTCGGAAGACTCGTCGTAAATAGAATCCGCGCAGGCTGACCGTGCCGCGTTTCTCATGCTCCTGTAAAAGCAGACTCGTGATGAGAAATCCGCTGATCTCAAAGAAGATGAAGACGCCACTCGCACCGTTGAACACCGCATACCAGCCGAGCCAGACATGATGGTCGATGTTGTAGCGCTGCAAGGTATGGAGCGCAACGACCAGGAAAATCGAGAGCGCTCGCAAGCCGTCGAGGCTTGGAATACGGGAGAGCACTGTGGAACGCGGCAGGGTTGGTGAAGACATTGGATTCCCGTTGATCTTCTTACTATAGACGAACCGCTTTACCGCCCTTGGTAGGCGGACGCCACAAATGGCGGGATGTCTCGATGAAAGTACCTGTAATAAGCTGGATTCATTATCGAGGCATTGCTTTCTTCCGTTGACAGAGTCCATCCCCATACCGTCGAGTCCTCGCACGATCTCCAAAGCCATCAATGCGCTCCTCCTGCTGTGTGCGGGGATCTTCTTCGCTCTCCATGCTGTACATCTCACCGCTGATTTCCCCAATCACTCGCCTTGGATGGATTGGGCGAAGTACACCGATGAGGGCTGGTACGGAGATGCTGCCATTCGCCACTACCAGCGCGGCTCCTGGTACGTCGCGGGTGACTTCAATCCAGCAGCAGCGCTGCCCGTAT
Coding sequences:
- a CDS encoding helix-turn-helix domain-containing protein, with translation MIQFGQELRHERERRGVSVDTVCAVTKVSLRHVEALEDGRFSDLPGGVFRKGIVRSYIAAVGLEEAIWVDRFEASLREQGEGPREQDWVEFAENVKKNRGGGGSATGMRWFGVALMLLALVICVFLTWKLVLHSKLPL
- a CDS encoding acyltransferase family protein encodes the protein MSSPTLPRSTVLSRIPSLDGLRALSIFLVVALHTLQRYNIDHHVWLGWYAVFNGASGVFIFFEISGFLITSLLLQEHEKRGTVSLRGFYLRRVFRILPPLYFYMGVVILLGIFGRLTLNRADIISGIFFFHNFASHLSMWSMEHLWSISVEEQFYLWWPLLLIFCLRRPGLAGRFAAARVPIVILIISPVARVLLGATHAHPVLHAISTKYLNFDFLMFGCLTALLQHTPRFETIYRFATRIWWLPPTVMVICSILAARYENYFNLPIGYTVNGAAIAMFLLWCTRNPESSVGRILNWKPIVRIGVLSYSVYIWQTIFLHHKNATVFGRFTWFEVFPVSWLGFFLMANFSYSVIEQPSLKLRSKVIRSFHLYTQRRSLARSKQVPST
- a CDS encoding ABC transporter permease; amino-acid sequence: MNKLVVGNLVHRPLRSVISAFAVAIEVVMILSIAAIMLGMLNGTAKNQSGIGADMITHPGAASNLIGMSGASASIKVAGILAALPHVTVAAPVYIKLTASSSVENIYGIDFPTFDALKPFVFVAGGPFTGSNDIIIDDIQAAKGLKVGDTIQVLGQPFRICGVVEHGKGGRKFIPITTMGIIDGNEGKASAFYLLTDNSPQFQKVVRDEIHATPGMQQYDVQTMEELLSLLTPEKMPGFNIGLRTVIGIAVIIGFLVIFQSMYTAVIERTREIGILKSMGASRLYIVGIVLSETGLLTLVGIAIGIIATFALRAALHAKFPTQAFTITPGWVASGSLIAFFGALLGAFYPALKAARKDPIDALSYE